A window of Desulfobacterales bacterium genomic DNA:
CCTGCCGAAGTTGTTTCAAATTCCGCTTTTGCCGTCACGGCTGCGGCTCAGGGTCCGCTACACCGTTCGGTATAAGAAAACCCCTTTCCCGGTCCAACCTCAAACGTACGGGGTTTACCGAAACCTTGATGAACTCGTAACAACCCGAAATGCTCCAAATGCCACAACACAAAATCAACGAGTTACAGTGCGAAACACGTCCGTCTCGTGGTTTTTTACGAGACCGACAAACCTTACATCCTGCTCAAGACGGTTTTTCCGGTTTCCCCCTGATCTTGTTCAGCAACCACAGGCTGAAAAAAATAACCGCGATAATCCCCAGCCCCAGGAGTATCTTCAGGTAGCGCTCAAGCCCGTCCGGTTCAACGGACTCCTGGAGGCGCAACCCCTTGTCAACCGGCACCTTGATCTGCAGACGATGCCCCATCCGGTCATATACGAGGATTTCCCAGGTCCCGGCCCGGTCCGGGAAAAAGGCAAACCGCCCGTTTTTATCGGTTTTTCCGGACTGAAAACGATCCTCCCGGCCCGGCGCAAAGATGGAGACAAACATCTCGGCCGCCGGCCGGTTGTCGTCAAAAAAGGCCTTGACGACGATGCCGCCGGTACCGGTGGAATACCGGATACCGTGGGCCGCCGCCGGCCGGTCGGCCGCCGGAAACAGCAGGATCAACAGCAGGCATGCGAGGAAACAGGGCTTCATTTGATTTCAAAGGTCAGGGAGGCGGAGAAATCGACCTTGTGATTGGTCACCACCATCCAGACCCCCGGCCGGTCGATCTTGATCCGGGCGATGCCCTGTTCATCACTCCTGGCGAGAACGGGAAAGGGTTCATCTTCCGAGGAATAGCCGGCATAGGTGCCGTAAACATAGGTTGCCAGGGGTTTTCCCTGGTACAACACCTTAACGGGTAAAAATTGACCGGCCCGCACCTCAGTGGGATTCTTCAGCGGCACGATCTCGATGCGATGGCCCACCGGCCTGCTGATCGTAGCGGAACCCCTGGTGACAACGATGATTGACTTGGCATATTTCTCGGACGGCACATGCAGCTTGTCCCCTTTTCTCTTTTTGGCCGCTGCCACGATATAGGTGCCCTCCTGGCGGCACTGCACCTCCCCGATCCTGGCCCCGGCCGGCCGGCCGTAACTTTCGCCGCTGAACTCTTCCCTTGTTTTTTCTATTTCTGTTTTCCGGCCGTCGGGCGATATATAGAAGAATTCGCTGAGCTGGTCCTGTTTTACCAGGATCCCGTAGTGGGGATAATTATGGCCGAAAACGACCTTGGCATCGGTTTTTCCGGGAGATTCCAGAAAATGACGGTCAATGTTCAGCCAGAGGTCATGGGCTGATGCCGGGCCGGTGAAAGCAACGGCCGCGGCCCAGAAGGCGGCCGCCATAACAAGCAGGGTTGATTTTTTGTTCATGATGAGTCTCCTTTTTTTGTCTTGAAGGGGTAATTGATCACCGGCCGCGGCCGGTGATCGCGGGTGTCGCGTTAAAATGAGAAGTCCAGCTTGACCATAAAGGTCCGGCCGGTGCGGAAATTCGCCTCATCCCCCTTGTCCGAGTCAAAAACATTGTCCGCCTCAAGGGAGAGCTTCGCGGTTGGGCCGAGCTGCTTGTAAATCTTGGCGTCAACCACTGTGTGGCCGTTGATCTGCGCGGTGTTGGCGGTGTTGGTGTACTGTTTTGAATTGCAGGAAATGGTGGCGCTCATCCCCAGGCCGTAATCCGGCAGCTCATAGGCCGGGGTCAGGCTGAGTTGATGCTCGGGGGTGTAGGTCAGGTTGTTGCCGTTTTCCTTGTTTTCCGAATCCGTATAGGTATAGGAGATGGCCAGGGAGAGATCTTCGGCCGGCCATATCCTTGAGAGGATCTCGATACCCTGGATGGTGGCCTCTTCGACATTCCGGTAAAGCAAAAGCGGCTTGCCGTTGTAAAGCGTGCCGCTGTCCTCCCGGATCACCAGTTCCTTTACCTGGTTTCGAAAATAACCGGCGCTGAACATAATGCTGTTTTCCCGCAGCCATTGTTCAACCCCGACCGAGTAACCGATGGCGGTTTCCGGCTTCAGCCCTGGATTGGATTGGGCGTAAAAGGAACCATGGTTATAGGGCGCGTCATAGTAGAGCTGGCGAATGGTGGGGGACTTGAAGGCCCTGCCCACCGAGGCCCGCAGCGTTGTTGCCCCGGAAAGCCGGTACATGGCGCTGAGCTTGGGATTGAACTCGGCGCCAAAGGTGGAGTGGTCGTCGTAACGGATGCCGGGCACCAGGCTCATCTCCCCGTCCAGCAGGGTGATTTCGTCCTGGAGGTACAGGCTGAAGATATCCACATCCCTGTTGACCGCAACCCGGCTGCCGTCCGGGTTGTCAATGGTGTAGTCAATGGACTGGCGCTGGAATTCGGCGCCGCTGGTAAGGGCATGGGTTTCATTGGCCAGCCAGGTGTACTGTCCCTCTGCCTGGTGATAGGCGATGTCGCCGTACTTGTGGCCATAGGTGTTGTCAACGAAGCCATGGTTGAAGTTCCAGTTATAGGTGAAACCCTTGAGCGAAAAGAGGTGCTCCTCGCCGGCCTGCCAGTTCACCCTGGTCGATAGCCGGTAACTCTCCTCCTTGCGGTTGTCCTTTTTTTCATAATCGCTTACTTCGCCCTTAACAGAGAGTTTGGTCCGGCCGGTCAGGTCGGCATCCACCTTGGCCAGCAGGGAGTGGCGCTCGGAATCGATCCGGCTCCGGCCGCTGTCCTGGGCGCTCTCATAGTTGTATTGCAGCAGGTAACCGATCTTTTCCAGGGGATGATCGCCAAAATAAACATATGCCTGGGACTGGTTGCGGTTTTGCTGCGAAGGTTTCTGGACCACGTTGTTCTTGATCCGCTCCTTGACCGTGTACCAGCCATGGGCGGCGCCAACGCCGATCACCTGTTTTTTCGGGATTCGCCGGGTGATGATGTTTATCACCCCGGCCATGGCGTCGCTGCCGTACAGGGCCGAGCCAGGCCCCTTTACCACCTCGATTCTTTCGATCATCTCCACCGGGATCTGGTTGAGGCCGATACCGTATTCCCCCATGCCGCCGCTCTGGCCCGGACCCATGACCCGCTCGCCATCGACCAGAATCAGGGCATAGCCGTCGTTGAAGCTCAGGCCGCGCATGGTGGCATGCCAGGTATAGGTGCCAAAGGTATCGTCGTGGGCCGAGGTGGATACACCAGGGATGCTCGCCAGGACCGCCATGGTGTTCTGGGCATTGGTTCTGGCGATATCTTCCCGGCTCACCACCACTGTCTCCACTGGTACGTCCTTCAAGGTGTGGGGGGTCCTGGTGCCGGTCACCACCACCTCCTGCAGAACCGCCGGCGTCTCCGGGGCTGCCTGGCCGGCCAGGGCCGTGGTCGTTGCCCCGGCCGCAATGGCGCCGAGGGCAAGGATTATGGCAGGGGCCGGAACCGACGCCAACCTGCCGCTTGAACGTGCTTTCATTTTTACCTCCCTTTTGTGGTTGATATTTGCTTGTTTTGTCATACGTTTTTAATTTTCGTAACACTACTTTGACAAAAAAATAGCCCCCGGCCGATATGGGCCACTCCCCGCCTCATCCTCCATGCCGGTGGGGGTGGCTGCCGTAGGGGTGAATGTGGCGATGGTCATGGAGGCAGGATTTGTCGCACTGTGCCACCCGGCCATGGTCCATGGCCTGGATATCCCGGCAGGTCTCGGCCAGGAAGTCCCAGTCATGGGAGATGATGATCCGGGCGAGATCAAGCCGGTCGAGGATCTCGATCAGCCGGTCCCGGGTGGCCGGATCCAGGTTGTTGGTCGGCTCGTCCAGGAGCAGGGCCCTGGGCTGCATGGCCAGGATGGTGGCCAGGGACACCAGTTTTTTCTCGCCCCCGGAAAGCTGGTGGGTGACCCGTTTTTCCAGGTCTGCCAGGCCCAGTTCACCAAGGGTCCGGCGGGCCGTCTTCCGGGCCTCGGCCGGGCCGGCGCCCAGGTTAAGGGGGCCGAATGCCACATCCTCCAGCACGGTGGGAGAAAAGAGCTGGTCGTCGGCATCCTGGAAGAGCAGGCCCACCTCCCGGCGCAGTTGCCGGAACTCCTTTTCATTCCGCACCGGCCGGCCCCTGAAAAAGAGAGTGCCGGCCCGGGGCGTGAGCAGGCCCACGACCAGGTGAAACAGGGTGGTCTTGCCGCAGCCGTTGGGACCGATCAGGCCGATCCGCTGCCGTTCCTGCAGGGCAAGGTTTACCCGGTCCAGCACCGGTCTCGCCGCGCCGGGATAGGCAAAGGAGATGTCTTTTAATTCGAGCAAAAGGGGCATGATCACCAGGAATCAATTCATAATCTCAATGACTCCGAGTGTAATCACCACAGCCATGATTGTGAACAGTAATATCAGGTCGCTCCGGGTCATCATCGGTTCATCCAGGCTGTAAAAGCGGCCGTCAAAACCGCGCAGCAGCATGGCCTGTTCCACCCGCGCGGCCCGGTTCCAGCTCTTCACCAGGGTCATGCCGAAGAGATGGCCATAGGTCCGGTAGGTATGCAGGTTGGTGCCGGGCCGGAAGCAGCGGAGCCGGGCGGCCCGGGCCAGCCGCTGGTATTCCCGGCTGATCACGAAGATATAGCGGTAGGAAAAGAGCAGCAGCAGACAGAGTTTGTTCGGCAGCCGCAGACCCTCCAGGCCGCGGCCCAGTTCCGCCACCGTGGAAGTGGCCAGCAGGGTGATGAACACCAGGATGATAGCGTTCGCCTTGATGGTGATCAGGGCGGCCAGTTCCACCCCTTGCCGGCTTATACTTATGGGGCCGAGCCGGGCCAGGGCGTCCCCCGGGTAGGTCAGGGGCAGGGTAAGCCAGAGAAAGGCGATAAAGCCGTTCACCAGCAGCAGCCGCCCCAGGACCTGGCCCGGCCCGAGCCTGGAGAGCAGCAACAGGATGATGCCGGTCAACAGTCCGGCCAGGCCGGTATAAAAACCGTGGCCCAGGGCGATCACCAGGGTCAGGGCCATGGCCGCGATCAACTTGACCCGGGTGTTGGTCCGGTGCAACAGGGAGTCGCCCTGGCTGAATCTTTCAAAGGTCATTCAGACTGGTACTCATCCAGATAGATCCACAGCACCGCGCCCAGTTCCACCCCCTTGGCCTCGCCCTTGGGGTTGTTCAGGGTATAGTCGGCCTGGTTCAAGGCGGCAAAGCCCCACCAGCCGGCCCGGGGGCAGGTAAAGGTAAAGATTCCGTCTCCATCGGCCTTGATCACCTGGGTGACGTGGTAATCGCTGGGCGCGGCAAGGGAGTTGTCCTGGTTATAGAACTCCACCTCCACCTCGGCATTGGCCACCGGCCTGCCGCCCATCAAGACCTTGCCGGTGAAGCTGTTGCCAGCGTAGTTGCCAAAGGGCCTGAGCATGGGCACGATCTCGGTGGGCAGCCCCATTGGCCGGTCCCAGCCCTCGTCAGCGCCAAAGGCGGCGACAATGGTCTTGGTGTAATGGATGATCGAGAGATCCTCGGCCGGCTCCCAGTAAGGCCTGGGCTCCATGGCAAAATGGTAGACCCCGGGCCGTTTGACCCGGAAGGTGGTCTGCCAGGCCCGGTGGTCCATCACCGTTGTCTCCTTTAACGAGCCAAGCAGGTCGGTGCGCTTGCCGTCCTTGAGCACATAGAATTTTTCCGGCCGCGCCAGGTCCATGCCAATGGACTCAAAGGGATGGGAAAAAGACAGGGTAAGCTGCACCGATTTTTTGGCCTGGGTAACGATGTTCCGCGACGGGATCACCATGCCGAAATGGGCCAGGGCCTGGTTGGCCGCGGCCAGCAGCAGGCCGACCACACAAGTTGCGGTAATTATTCTGCGAATCATTT
This region includes:
- a CDS encoding energy-coupling factor ABC transporter ATP-binding protein — its product is MPLLLELKDISFAYPGAARPVLDRVNLALQERQRIGLIGPNGCGKTTLFHLVVGLLTPRAGTLFFRGRPVRNEKEFRQLRREVGLLFQDADDQLFSPTVLEDVAFGPLNLGAGPAEARKTARRTLGELGLADLEKRVTHQLSGGEKKLVSLATILAMQPRALLLDEPTNNLDPATRDRLIEILDRLDLARIIISHDWDFLAETCRDIQAMDHGRVAQCDKSCLHDHRHIHPYGSHPHRHGG
- a CDS encoding DUF4198 domain-containing protein, which produces MNKKSTLLVMAAAFWAAAVAFTGPASAHDLWLNIDRHFLESPGKTDAKVVFGHNYPHYGILVKQDQLSEFFYISPDGRKTEIEKTREEFSGESYGRPAGARIGEVQCRQEGTYIVAAAKKRKGDKLHVPSEKYAKSIIVVTRGSATISRPVGHRIEIVPLKNPTEVRAGQFLPVKVLYQGKPLATYVYGTYAGYSSEDEPFPVLARSDEQGIARIKIDRPGVWMVVTNHKVDFSASLTFEIK
- a CDS encoding DUF4198 domain-containing protein, with protein sequence MIRRIITATCVVGLLLAAANQALAHFGMVIPSRNIVTQAKKSVQLTLSFSHPFESIGMDLARPEKFYVLKDGKRTDLLGSLKETTVMDHRAWQTTFRVKRPGVYHFAMEPRPYWEPAEDLSIIHYTKTIVAAFGADEGWDRPMGLPTEIVPMLRPFGNYAGNSFTGKVLMGGRPVANAEVEVEFYNQDNSLAAPSDYHVTQVIKADGDGIFTFTCPRAGWWGFAALNQADYTLNNPKGEAKGVELGAVLWIYLDEYQSE
- the cbiQ gene encoding cobalt ECF transporter T component CbiQ — translated: MTFERFSQGDSLLHRTNTRVKLIAAMALTLVIALGHGFYTGLAGLLTGIILLLLSRLGPGQVLGRLLLVNGFIAFLWLTLPLTYPGDALARLGPISISRQGVELAALITIKANAIILVFITLLATSTVAELGRGLEGLRLPNKLCLLLLFSYRYIFVISREYQRLARAARLRCFRPGTNLHTYRTYGHLFGMTLVKSWNRAARVEQAMLLRGFDGRFYSLDEPMMTRSDLILLFTIMAVVITLGVIEIMN
- a CDS encoding TonB-dependent receptor; translation: MKARSSGRLASVPAPAIILALGAIAAGATTTALAGQAAPETPAVLQEVVVTGTRTPHTLKDVPVETVVVSREDIARTNAQNTMAVLASIPGVSTSAHDDTFGTYTWHATMRGLSFNDGYALILVDGERVMGPGQSGGMGEYGIGLNQIPVEMIERIEVVKGPGSALYGSDAMAGVINIITRRIPKKQVIGVGAAHGWYTVKERIKNNVVQKPSQQNRNQSQAYVYFGDHPLEKIGYLLQYNYESAQDSGRSRIDSERHSLLAKVDADLTGRTKLSVKGEVSDYEKKDNRKEESYRLSTRVNWQAGEEHLFSLKGFTYNWNFNHGFVDNTYGHKYGDIAYHQAEGQYTWLANETHALTSGAEFQRQSIDYTIDNPDGSRVAVNRDVDIFSLYLQDEITLLDGEMSLVPGIRYDDHSTFGAEFNPKLSAMYRLSGATTLRASVGRAFKSPTIRQLYYDAPYNHGSFYAQSNPGLKPETAIGYSVGVEQWLRENSIMFSAGYFRNQVKELVIREDSGTLYNGKPLLLYRNVEEATIQGIEILSRIWPAEDLSLAISYTYTDSENKENGNNLTYTPEHQLSLTPAYELPDYGLGMSATISCNSKQYTNTANTAQINGHTVVDAKIYKQLGPTAKLSLEADNVFDSDKGDEANFRTGRTFMVKLDFSF